Proteins from a genomic interval of Lycium ferocissimum isolate CSIRO_LF1 chromosome 2, AGI_CSIRO_Lferr_CH_V1, whole genome shotgun sequence:
- the LOC132047493 gene encoding RNA demethylase ALKBH9B-like, translating into MIIREFVGTTAEPVGDAEQLKQQENFTVLTPELPYSNGCNGNLDNCDKNSLGSWKDCAELNDTTDTNSLGSWKDEADVEEPFDEAFAPRNKSDSYVGGEDRSLDSWKDCADLNDTADTNSLGSWEDGANRQEPFDEALARRNKSDSYVGGDDHSSRPVKEASRSKTFSSSRPAASPSMKMSWADMDQEDDLDAEEISQSSSQLSNWNGVKKEETSIQETKPIMDLSREHREHIRFCNVKRKKDFICLERVNGKIVNALDGLELHTGVFSTAEQNRIVKFVEKLEEMGKCGQLKERTYTAPKKWMKGKGRVTIQFGCCYNYATDRKGNPPGIVKSETVDPLPDLLKNMIRRLVKWHVLPPDCVPDSCIVNIYEEGDCIPPHIDSHDFVRPFCTVSFLSECNILFGSNLKTVGPGEFAGAFAIPLPMGSVLVLNGNGADVAKHCVLAVPTKRISITFRRMDKSRRPIGYVPEEDLLDLRPLSYEADRYHKSRSSEPWHSTRKQLGRREENKETVKISLERNRMPWYMDRNRQGPVDR; encoded by the exons ATGAT AATCAGAGAGTTCGTTGGTACGACTGCAGAACCTGTTGGTGATGCAGAACAATTGAAGCAACAAGAGAATTTCACAGTTTTGACTCCAGAACTTCCTTATTCAAATGGCTGTAATGGAAATCTTGACAATTGTGACAAAAATTCACTTGGGAGTTGGAAAGATTGTGCTGAGTTAAATGATACTACAGATACAAACTCATTGGGAAGTTGGAAAGATGAGGCAGATGTGGAAGAGCCTTTTGATGAGGCATTTGCGCCGAGGAACAAATCAGATAGTTATGTAGGTGGTGAAGATCGCTCACTTGACAGTTGGAAAGATTGTGCTGACTTAAATGATACTGCAGATACAAACTCATTGGGTAGTTGGGAAGACGGGGCAAATCGGCAGGAGCCTTTTGATGAGGCATTGGCGCGCAGGAACAAATCAGATAGTTATGTTGGTGGTGACGATCACTCATCAAGACCTGTTAAAGAGGCATCGAGAAGTAAAACATTCAGCTCATCCAGACCTGCAGCAAGCCCGAGCATGAAAATGTCATGGGCAGATATGGATCAGGAGGATGACCTTGATGCTGAGGAGATTAGTCAGTCGAGTAGCCAGTTAAGTAATTGGAATGGTGTGAAGAAAGAGGAAACTTCTATACAGGAGACTAAGCCAATAATGGACTTGTCAAGGGAGCATAGAGAGCACATCCGGTTTTGTAATGTGAAGAGGAAAAAGGATTTCATTTGTTTGGAGAGGGTTAATGGGAAAATTGTGAATGCACTTGACGGCTTGGAGCTACATACTGGTGTCTTCAGCACGGCTGAGCAAAATAGGATAGTTAAATTTGTCGAGAAACTTGAGGAGATGGGGAAGTGTGGACAATTAAAA GAGCGAACTTATACAGCACCAAAGAAATGGATGAAGGGCAAGGGACGTGTGACAATccaatttggttgttgttacaacTATGCAACA gATAGGAAAGGCAACCCCCCAGGGATTGTCAAGAGTGAAACTGTTGATCCATTGCCTGATCTTCTTAAGAACATGATTAGAAGGCTTGTAAAATGGCATGTGTTGCCtccagattgtgttccagacagctgtattgtaaatatatatgaagagGGGGATTGCATACCACCTCATATCGACAGTCATGATTTTGTTCGTCCATTTTGTACTGTTTCTTTCCTCAGCGAGTGTAATATATTGTTTGGATCAAACTTGAAAACTGTAGGTCCTGGTGAATTTGCCGGTGCATTTGCAATTCCCTTGCCAATGGG GTCTGTACTTGTCTTGAATGGGAATGGAGCAGATGTCGCTAAACACTGTGTGCTAGCTGTTCCTACTAAAAG AATATCAATTACATTTAGGAGAATGGATAAATCTAGAAGACCAATTGGATATGTTCCTGAGGAGGATTTACTAGATCTCCGGCCACTATCCTATGAAGCAGATAGATATCATAAATCAAGATCCTCTGAACCATGGCATTCTACGAGAAAACAGTTGGGAAGACGAGAAGAGAATAAGGAAACAGTAAAGATATCACTTGAGAGGAATCGAATGCCATGGTACATGGATCGAAATCGACAAGGACCTGTAGATAGGTGA
- the LOC132034690 gene encoding uncharacterized protein LOC132034690 has translation METPTSTRRVTRSQILAASNSTNNTSMSKINKETEKKEVTVKSALLDITNGSPIVGLATGILETPSSAVSRSTQRKKCCTPGSGEALLRGQVKNLLQMVEEEAEISKISLEKRPNFFHVRGIVNSPMNLLAPTPANTPLMDLFANEVLPPVTASPVEDKFVISQILNKMMFEGKKQESVESETSSNITRSLLLDFSDKSESSVCSSIFTYQAKEEECDDKYEEIDEDGGVAVDELCEAISNINVNGGGQKFAGKRTKFVYNSDDEFEGVEEFSASPGVLQLKGLPTPKGKHLRFPEEN, from the exons ATGGAGACTCCAacatcaacaagaagagtaacAAGATCACAAATCCTTGCTGCTTCTAACAGTACTAACAACACTTCTATGTCAA AGATAAATAAAGAAActgaaaagaaagaagtgaccgtgaaatcagCTCTCCTTGATATAACAAATGGCTCACCTATTGTTGGGCTAGCCACTGGAATTTTGGAGACCCCATCATCTGCAGTGTCCAGGAGTACTCAAAGGAAAAAATGTTGTACTCCAGGATCAGGGGAAGCATTGTTGAGAGGTCAAGTGAAGAACTTGTTGCAAATGGTTGAAGAAGAAGCTGAAATCTCCAAAATCTCATTGGAAAAAAGGCCTAATTTCTTTCATGTCCGTGGCATTGTTAATTCTCCAATGAATCTTCTTGCTCCAACTCCTGCAAATACACCTCTCATGGATCTCTTTGCCAATGAGGTGCTGCCACCTGTCACGGCATCCCCTGTAGAAGACAAGTTTGTCATCTCTCAG ATATTGAACAAGATGATGTTTGAGGGGAAGAAGCAAGAGAGTGTTGAATCTGAGACTAGTAGTAATATTACAAGGTCTCTATTGCTGGATTTTTCTGACAAGTCAGAATCATCAGTTTGTTCCTCTATTTTCACATACCaagcaaaagaagaagaatgtgatgacaagtatgaagaaattGATGAAGATGGAGGAGTAGCAGTTGATGAACTATGTGAagcaattagcaatatcaatgttaATGGCGGAGGACAGAAATTTGCTGGCAAGCGCACCAAGTTTGTGTACAATAGTGATGATGAATTTGAAGGAGTGGAGGAGTTTTCAGCTTCACCAGGTGTGTTGCAATTGAAGGGATTGCCTACTCCTAAAGGAAAGCACTTGCGTTTCCCTGAAGAAAACTGA